The Bradyrhizobium sp. WBAH42 genome includes a window with the following:
- the ssuC gene encoding aliphatic sulfonate ABC transporter permease SsuC encodes MSLIDSISLPRSIRLPRADGLIQWIVPLAIIAIWQVASVTGFVPTRVLPAPSDVVLSGWKLLLSGELVRNIWVSFWRASIGFLIGGSIGFAFGLANGLSQLSAKLTDTTLQMVRNVPHLALIPLVILWFGIDESAKLFLVALGVFFPIYLNTLHGIRTVDPQLIEMGRIYGMTDGELFRRVIFPGALPSIFVGIRFALGIMWLTLIVAETIAASSGLGYMAMQAREFMLIDVVVLSILIYALLGKLADSASRVLERLTLSWHPAFQKR; translated from the coding sequence ATGAGCCTGATCGACAGCATTTCGCTTCCGCGCAGCATCCGCCTGCCGCGGGCCGACGGCCTGATCCAGTGGATCGTGCCGCTCGCCATCATCGCGATCTGGCAGGTCGCGAGCGTGACCGGCTTCGTGCCGACGCGGGTGCTGCCGGCGCCCAGCGACGTCGTGCTCTCCGGCTGGAAGCTGCTGCTCTCCGGCGAGCTCGTCCGCAACATCTGGGTGTCGTTCTGGCGCGCCTCGATCGGCTTCTTGATCGGCGGCAGCATCGGCTTCGCCTTCGGCCTCGCCAACGGCCTGTCGCAGCTCTCGGCCAAGCTCACCGACACCACGCTGCAGATGGTGCGCAACGTGCCGCATCTGGCGCTGATCCCGCTGGTCATCCTCTGGTTCGGCATTGACGAGAGCGCAAAGCTCTTCCTGGTGGCGCTGGGCGTGTTCTTCCCGATCTACCTCAACACGCTGCACGGCATCCGCACCGTCGATCCGCAGCTGATCGAGATGGGCCGCATCTATGGCATGACCGACGGCGAACTGTTCCGCCGCGTCATCTTCCCGGGCGCGCTGCCCTCGATCTTCGTCGGCATCCGCTTCGCGCTCGGCATCATGTGGCTGACCCTGATCGTCGCCGAGACCATCGCGGCCTCCTCGGGCCTCGGCTACATGGCGATGCAGGCACGCGAGTTCATGCTGATCGATGTCGTCGTGCTCTCGATCCTGATCTATGCCCTGCTCGGCAAGCTCGCCGACAGCGCCTCCCGCGTGCTGGAGCGCCTGACGCTCTCCTGGCACCCCGCCTTCCAGAAACGTTGA
- a CDS encoding ATP-binding cassette domain-containing protein has translation MQTALRTSLPETELASRANFAPHARVAREERQEERRVQASGLPLSIRGLRKSFGDNEVLRGIDLHIPAGQFVAIVGKSGCGKSTLLRLIAGLEKIDAGSISFGQDIQPEDIRVMFQEPRLLPWARVLANVEVGLGRDRASTDAHARAEKALIEVGLADKRDQWPSVLSGGQKQRVALGRALVSRPRVLAFDEPLGALDALTRISMQRLLERVWRDQGFTAILVTHDVAEAVALADRVLVIEEGRIAHDVTVNAARPRQRGSAELAGLEGSILSHLLSADDRT, from the coding sequence ATGCAGACAGCGCTTCGTACCTCTCTTCCCGAGACCGAGCTCGCCAGCCGCGCCAATTTCGCGCCTCACGCCCGCGTGGCGCGCGAGGAGCGGCAAGAAGAACGCCGAGTTCAGGCCAGCGGCCTGCCGCTCAGCATCCGCGGCCTGCGCAAATCGTTCGGTGACAACGAGGTGCTGCGCGGCATCGACCTTCACATTCCCGCCGGCCAGTTCGTCGCCATCGTCGGCAAGAGCGGCTGCGGCAAGAGCACGCTGCTGCGCCTGATCGCCGGGCTGGAGAAGATCGACGCCGGCAGCATCAGCTTCGGTCAGGATATTCAGCCCGAGGACATCCGCGTGATGTTCCAGGAGCCGCGGCTGCTGCCCTGGGCCCGTGTGCTCGCCAATGTCGAGGTCGGCCTCGGCCGCGATCGCGCCTCAACCGATGCGCATGCGCGCGCCGAGAAGGCGTTGATCGAGGTCGGCCTCGCCGACAAGCGCGACCAATGGCCCTCGGTGCTCTCAGGCGGCCAGAAGCAGCGCGTCGCGCTCGGCCGCGCGCTGGTCTCCCGGCCGCGCGTGCTCGCGTTCGACGAGCCGCTCGGCGCGCTGGATGCGCTGACCCGCATCTCGATGCAGCGCCTGTTGGAACGGGTCTGGCGCGACCAGGGCTTCACCGCGATCCTGGTGACCCACGACGTTGCCGAGGCGGTCGCGCTGGCCGACCGCGTGCTGGTCATCGAGGAGGGCCGCATCGCCCACGACGTCACGGTTAACGCCGCCCGGCCGCGCCAGCGCGGCTCGGCCGAGCTGGCAGGCCTCGAAGGCTCGATCCTGAGCCACCTGTTGTCGGCGGACGATCGTACCTAG
- a CDS encoding flavin reductase family protein, whose amino-acid sequence MNVVPRDLMTEIPVSSADFRGAMRHLTGGVSVITAGRGKDITGMTVTSVASLSVEPPTLLVSINRDASSFPLIRRHGAFGVNILNADQLDVAERFAGKGGLKGADRFAGSQWVTAVSGVPLLVGALSAFDCEVEEIVERHSHGIVIGRVRDIRSSTRTAALAYWHGQYVAVDQDEDAARLADVSLPARGRRGI is encoded by the coding sequence ATGAATGTAGTGCCCCGCGATCTCATGACCGAAATTCCCGTCTCGTCCGCCGATTTCCGCGGCGCCATGCGCCACCTCACCGGCGGCGTCAGCGTCATCACCGCCGGGCGGGGCAAGGACATCACCGGCATGACGGTGACCTCGGTGGCCTCGCTGTCGGTCGAGCCGCCGACGCTGCTGGTCAGCATCAACCGCGACGCCTCGTCGTTTCCGCTGATCCGCCGCCACGGCGCTTTCGGCGTGAACATCCTCAATGCCGACCAGCTTGACGTCGCCGAACGCTTTGCCGGCAAGGGCGGGCTGAAGGGCGCGGATCGCTTTGCAGGCAGCCAATGGGTGACGGCAGTCTCGGGTGTTCCGCTGCTGGTCGGCGCGCTCTCGGCCTTCGATTGCGAAGTCGAGGAGATCGTCGAGCGCCACTCGCACGGCATCGTCATCGGCCGTGTCAGGGACATCAGGAGCTCGACCCGCACCGCCGCGCTGGCCTATTGGCACGGCCAGTACGTGGCGGTCGATCAGGACGAAGACGCGGCCAGGCTCGCCGATGTCAGTCTTCCCGCGCGCGGCCGGCGCGGCATTTGA
- a CDS encoding M20 family metallopeptidase, whose amino-acid sequence MSEAQITDWLASQKQAMIDLLRDVVNIDSGSYDKEGVDTVGARFERHFAEHGIPFRREANATFGDAIHAEVAKPGSNEKPVLLMGHRDTVFGKGEAGRRPFTIRDGRAYGPGVADMKSGLVMNVFVATAFHKFGSSPHPIKVLITSDEEIGSPSSRPVIEREGRAARAVFNSEPGRPTGNVVTGRKGGIFMHMAITGKAAHSGANFAAGVSAIGELAHKIVQIHALTDLDKGITLNVGLVSGGQSVNTTAPYAEGQIDLRYVDPADRARIMAAIEKIVATSSVPGTSATLSIKGEFVPVVQSAESKALFEGYQAAARQVGLTTLQGEFSGGCADSGFTAAVGTPTICGLGPVGGLAHTPEEYLEIDSIVPRAQALALAILRG is encoded by the coding sequence ATGTCTGAAGCTCAAATCACGGATTGGCTGGCGTCGCAGAAACAGGCGATGATCGACCTGCTCCGCGACGTCGTGAACATCGATTCCGGCTCCTACGACAAGGAAGGCGTCGATACGGTCGGTGCGCGGTTCGAGCGGCATTTTGCCGAGCACGGCATTCCGTTCCGACGCGAGGCCAACGCCACCTTCGGCGACGCGATCCATGCCGAGGTGGCAAAGCCCGGCAGCAACGAAAAGCCGGTGCTGTTGATGGGGCATCGCGACACCGTGTTCGGCAAGGGCGAGGCCGGGCGGCGGCCGTTCACGATCCGGGATGGCCGCGCCTATGGACCGGGTGTCGCCGACATGAAGTCCGGCCTCGTCATGAACGTGTTCGTGGCCACCGCCTTCCACAAATTCGGCAGCTCACCGCATCCGATCAAGGTGCTGATCACCTCGGACGAGGAGATCGGCTCGCCCTCCTCGCGCCCGGTGATCGAGCGCGAGGGGCGCGCGGCCCGCGCGGTGTTCAATTCCGAGCCGGGCCGACCCACGGGCAACGTCGTCACCGGGCGCAAGGGCGGCATCTTCATGCACATGGCCATCACCGGCAAGGCCGCGCATTCCGGCGCCAATTTCGCCGCCGGCGTCAGCGCCATTGGCGAGCTCGCGCACAAGATCGTGCAGATCCACGCGCTCACCGATCTCGACAAGGGCATCACGCTCAATGTCGGCCTCGTCTCGGGCGGGCAGTCCGTCAACACGACGGCGCCTTACGCGGAAGGGCAGATCGATCTGCGCTATGTCGATCCGGCCGATCGCGCGCGCATCATGGCTGCGATCGAAAAGATCGTCGCGACCTCCTCCGTGCCGGGCACCAGCGCGACGCTGTCGATCAAGGGCGAGTTCGTGCCGGTGGTGCAGAGCGCGGAGTCGAAGGCCCTGTTCGAAGGCTATCAGGCGGCCGCAAGGCAGGTGGGCCTCACCACGCTGCAGGGCGAGTTCTCCGGCGGCTGCGCCGATTCCGGCTTCACCGCCGCGGTCGGCACGCCGACCATCTGCGGCCTCGGCCCGGTCGGCGGGCTCGCGCACACGCCGGAGGAATATCTGGAGATCGACAGCATCGTGCCGCGCGCGCAGGCGCTGGCGCTGGCGATCTTAAGGGGGTGA
- a CDS encoding sigma-54-dependent Fis family transcriptional regulator has protein sequence MRLLIVGTLKGQLTTATKIAMENGATVTHAEDHEQAMRVLRGGKGADLLLVDVALDIRDLVLRLEAEHIHAPIVACGITNDARAAVAAIHAGAKEYIPLPPDPELIAAVLAAVANDSRELVYRDDAMAKVIKLAQQIAGSDASVMITGESGTGKEVLARYVHTRSARAKRPFISINCAAIPEHLLESELFGHEKGAFTGAVARRIGKFEEATGGTLLLDEISEMDVRLQSKLLRAIQERVIDRVGGTKPVPVDIRIIATSNRNLAEAVREGTFREDLLFRLNVVNLKIPPLRERPADILELAQHFVKKYAEANGVPMRPLSAQARRVLSANRWQGNVRELENTMHRAVLMAQGDEIGPDAIITPDGDRLDLAKTAPAVAHATMAAEQVTRALVGRTVADVERDLILETLKHCLGNRTHAANILGISIRTLRNKLNEYADGGIPIPPAGTPGEYPRMPMIGA, from the coding sequence ATGCGGCTTCTCATCGTTGGCACATTGAAGGGCCAGCTCACCACCGCCACCAAGATCGCGATGGAGAACGGCGCCACCGTGACCCATGCCGAGGATCACGAGCAGGCGATGCGCGTGCTGCGCGGGGGCAAGGGCGCCGACCTCCTGTTGGTCGACGTCGCGCTCGACATCCGCGACCTCGTGCTGCGGCTGGAAGCCGAGCACATCCACGCCCCGATCGTCGCCTGCGGCATCACCAACGACGCCCGCGCCGCCGTCGCCGCGATCCATGCGGGGGCCAAGGAATACATCCCGCTGCCGCCGGATCCGGAGCTGATCGCCGCGGTGCTGGCCGCCGTCGCCAATGATTCCCGCGAACTGGTCTATCGTGACGATGCGATGGCGAAGGTGATCAAGCTCGCCCAGCAGATCGCCGGCTCGGACGCCTCGGTGATGATCACCGGCGAATCCGGCACGGGCAAGGAAGTGCTGGCCCGCTACGTCCACACCCGCTCGGCCCGCGCCAAGCGTCCGTTCATCTCGATCAACTGCGCCGCGATCCCCGAGCATCTCTTGGAATCCGAGCTGTTCGGCCACGAGAAGGGCGCCTTCACCGGCGCGGTCGCCCGCCGCATCGGCAAGTTCGAGGAGGCGACCGGCGGCACGCTGCTGCTCGACGAAATCTCCGAGATGGACGTCCGACTGCAATCCAAGCTGCTGCGCGCCATTCAGGAGCGCGTGATCGATCGCGTCGGCGGCACCAAGCCGGTACCGGTGGACATCCGCATCATCGCGACCTCGAACCGCAACCTGGCGGAAGCCGTGCGCGAAGGCACGTTCCGCGAGGACCTGTTGTTCCGCCTCAACGTCGTGAACTTGAAGATTCCGCCGCTGCGCGAGCGTCCCGCCGACATCCTCGAGCTCGCTCAGCATTTCGTGAAGAAATACGCCGAGGCCAACGGCGTGCCGATGCGCCCGCTCTCGGCCCAGGCGCGCCGCGTGCTCTCCGCCAACCGCTGGCAGGGCAACGTCCGCGAGCTCGAAAACACCATGCACCGCGCGGTGCTGATGGCGCAGGGCGACGAGATCGGACCCGACGCCATCATCACGCCGGACGGCGACCGCCTCGACCTCGCCAAGACCGCTCCGGCGGTAGCGCATGCCACCATGGCCGCCGAGCAGGTGACGCGCGCGCTGGTGGGGCGCACCGTCGCCGACGTCGAGCGCGACCTGATTCTGGAGACGCTGAAGCACTGCCTCGGCAACCGCACCCATGCCGCCAACATCCTCGGCATCTCGATCCGCACGCTGCGCAACAAGCTCAACGAATATGCCGACGGCGGCATCCCGATCCCGCCCGCGGGCACGCCCGGTGAATATCCGCGGATGCCGATGATAGGGGCGTGA
- the fliN gene encoding flagellar motor switch protein FliN encodes MSDTDGQVPLPDLNGPMPPAGTDVGYNEDEYAARAAADLEAVFDVPVQVSAVLGRSKMDVGELLKLGPGTVLELDRRVGEAIDIYVNNKLVARGEVVLVEDKLGVTMTEIIKADRG; translated from the coding sequence ATGAGCGACACTGACGGACAGGTCCCGCTGCCCGATCTCAACGGCCCGATGCCGCCTGCCGGCACCGACGTCGGCTACAACGAGGACGAATATGCGGCGCGCGCCGCCGCCGACCTCGAAGCGGTGTTCGACGTGCCGGTGCAGGTCTCGGCCGTGCTCGGCCGCTCCAAAATGGACGTCGGCGAGCTCCTGAAGCTCGGACCCGGCACCGTGCTCGAGCTCGACCGGCGCGTCGGCGAGGCCATCGACATCTACGTCAACAACAAGCTGGTCGCCCGCGGCGAGGTCGTCCTGGTCGAGGACAAGCTCGGCGTGACCATGACGGAAATCATCAAGGCCGACCGCGGCTGA
- a CDS encoding FliH/SctL family protein produces MAAPAKFLFDTDFAAPERSPREKAATAAEIAQKVAEAEARAYQDGFAAGQREAKAESDRRVALAMEEINIAIRGVAAGIGNIETRMETEAVEVAVAVARKLCADLVAAEPLGEIIALVKDCFSHLVATPHLVVRINDALYDSARERIERLAKQSGFEGRLVILAEPDIATGDCRIEWADGGVVLERGAIAAKIDEMVGRYIASRRGS; encoded by the coding sequence ATGGCCGCTCCGGCAAAATTCCTGTTCGATACCGACTTCGCGGCGCCCGAGCGCTCGCCGCGCGAGAAGGCCGCGACCGCGGCCGAAATCGCGCAGAAGGTCGCGGAAGCCGAGGCGCGCGCCTATCAGGACGGCTTTGCCGCCGGCCAGCGCGAGGCCAAGGCCGAGAGCGACCGCCGCGTCGCGCTCGCGATGGAAGAGATCAACATCGCCATCCGCGGCGTCGCCGCCGGAATCGGCAACATCGAGACCAGGATGGAGACGGAGGCCGTCGAGGTCGCGGTCGCGGTGGCGCGCAAGCTGTGCGCCGACCTCGTCGCCGCCGAGCCGCTCGGCGAGATCATCGCGCTGGTCAAGGACTGCTTCTCGCATCTGGTCGCGACGCCGCATCTCGTCGTCCGCATCAACGATGCGCTCTACGACAGCGCGCGCGAGAGGATCGAGCGGCTCGCCAAGCAGAGCGGCTTCGAGGGCCGGCTGGTGATCCTGGCCGAGCCGGACATTGCCACCGGCGACTGCCGGATCGAATGGGCCGATGGCGGCGTCGTGCTGGAGCGCGGCGCCATCGCGGCCAAGATCGACGAAATGGTTGGACGCTACATCGCGTCCCGCAGGGGGAGCTAA
- the fliG gene encoding flagellar motor switch protein FliG, whose translation MAASLQNANSNDITSVISTLGQRAGSRAADGKGAAQLSGPRRAAILMLALGEQYGGKIWGLLDDDEVRQLSLEMSTLGTVEVDTVEDMLLEFVSRMSASGALMGNFDATERLLQQYLPPERVNGIMDEIRGPAGRNMWEKLSNVQEEVLANYLKNEYPQTIAVVLSKLKPEHAARVLGIFPEDLALDVVNRMLKMEAVQKEVIESVEKTLRTEFMSNLSQTRRRDAHEVMAEIFNNFDRQTETRFITSLEEDNRESAERIKALMFTFDDLVKLDSGSAQTLMRNVDKDKLGVALKSANEDVRNFFFGNMSSRAAKMLQDDMAAMGPVRLRDVDEAQALLVNLAKDLAAKGEIMLTKNRADDELVY comes from the coding sequence ATGGCCGCCTCCTTGCAAAACGCCAACTCCAACGACATCACCAGCGTGATCTCCACGCTCGGTCAGCGCGCCGGCAGCCGTGCCGCCGACGGCAAGGGCGCCGCGCAGCTGTCCGGTCCGCGCCGCGCCGCGATCCTGATGCTGGCGCTGGGCGAGCAATATGGCGGCAAGATCTGGGGCCTGCTCGACGACGACGAGGTGCGCCAGCTCTCGCTGGAGATGTCGACGCTCGGCACCGTCGAGGTCGACACGGTCGAGGACATGCTGCTCGAATTCGTCTCGCGCATGTCGGCCTCGGGCGCACTGATGGGCAATTTCGACGCCACCGAGCGGCTGCTGCAGCAATACCTGCCGCCGGAACGCGTCAACGGCATCATGGACGAGATCCGCGGCCCCGCCGGCCGCAACATGTGGGAGAAACTCTCCAACGTGCAGGAAGAGGTTCTCGCCAACTACCTCAAGAACGAATATCCGCAGACCATCGCGGTGGTGCTGTCGAAGCTGAAACCGGAGCATGCCGCGCGCGTGCTCGGCATCTTCCCCGAGGATCTCGCGCTCGACGTCGTCAACCGCATGCTGAAGATGGAGGCGGTGCAGAAGGAGGTGATCGAGAGCGTGGAGAAGACGCTGCGCACCGAATTCATGTCCAACCTATCGCAGACCCGCCGCCGCGACGCCCACGAGGTGATGGCGGAAATCTTCAACAATTTCGACCGCCAGACCGAAACCCGGTTCATCACCTCGCTGGAAGAGGACAACCGGGAATCGGCCGAACGCATCAAGGCGCTGATGTTCACCTTCGACGACCTGGTGAAGCTGGATTCCGGCTCGGCCCAGACCTTGATGCGCAACGTCGACAAGGACAAGCTCGGCGTCGCGCTCAAGAGCGCCAACGAGGACGTCCGCAACTTCTTCTTCGGCAACATGTCTTCGCGCGCGGCCAAGATGCTCCAAGACGACATGGCCGCGATGGGGCCCGTGCGCCTACGCGATGTCGACGAGGCCCAGGCGCTGCTGGTCAATCTCGCCAAGGACCTCGCCGCCAAGGGTGAGATCATGCTGACCAAGAACCGCGCCGACGACGAGCTGGTGTACTGA
- the fliF gene encoding flagellar basal-body MS-ring/collar protein FliF, with protein sequence MQGLGDFLKSIGAARFGAMIAVTAALIGFFAFVIMRVTTPQMTTLFTDLSVEDSSSIIKDLERQGIQFEIRNEGSIIMVPKDKVTRLRMKLAEGGLPKGGGVGYEVFDKSDALGTTSFVQNINHLRALEGELARTIRAIDRIQAARVHLVLPERPLFAREAPEPSASIVVRVRGALEAQQIRAIRHLVASAVNGLKPQRVSIVDEAGQLLADGAQTDPEQALGDERRISFEKRMRKQVEDIVSSVVGSGRARVQLSADFDFNKVTQTSDKFDPEGRVLRSSQTREEQSMTADNNGQVTVNNELPGNQQNNGVAAKDQSKKTEETNNYEISRTTKTEVTEAGRVNRISVAVLVDGIYTKNDKGELVYQDRTKEQLDRIATLVRSAIGFDQKRGDQVEVVNLRFADAPSTAPIGEPSGFLGMLQFTKDDVMYFVELGVMMLLGLVVLFLVIRPLVKRILASDEVAAAISGVLSGPAASEEAAPASQPLLPSGAASAIDVATIQGQVHAQSVHRVGELAERNPNETVAIIRQWLTEPTK encoded by the coding sequence TTGCAAGGTCTTGGGGACTTCTTAAAAAGTATCGGTGCCGCCCGGTTCGGGGCGATGATCGCGGTCACCGCTGCGCTCATCGGCTTCTTCGCCTTCGTCATCATGCGCGTCACCACGCCGCAGATGACGACGCTGTTCACGGACCTGTCCGTCGAAGATTCCTCCAGCATCATCAAGGACCTGGAACGCCAGGGGATCCAGTTCGAGATCCGCAATGAGGGCTCCATCATCATGGTGCCCAAGGACAAGGTCACGCGGCTGCGGATGAAGCTCGCCGAGGGCGGCCTGCCCAAGGGCGGCGGGGTCGGCTACGAGGTGTTCGACAAGTCGGACGCGCTCGGCACCACCTCCTTCGTCCAGAACATCAATCACCTGCGCGCGCTCGAGGGCGAGCTCGCTCGCACCATCCGCGCCATCGACCGCATCCAGGCCGCCCGCGTCCACCTCGTGCTGCCCGAGCGGCCGCTGTTCGCCCGCGAGGCGCCGGAGCCGTCGGCCTCGATCGTGGTGCGCGTCCGCGGCGCGCTGGAAGCCCAGCAGATTCGCGCCATCCGCCACCTCGTCGCCTCCGCCGTCAACGGCCTGAAGCCGCAGCGGGTCTCGATCGTGGACGAGGCCGGCCAGCTGCTCGCCGACGGCGCCCAGACCGATCCGGAGCAGGCGCTCGGCGACGAACGCCGCATCTCCTTCGAGAAGCGGATGCGCAAGCAGGTCGAGGACATCGTCTCCTCGGTGGTCGGTTCGGGCCGCGCCCGCGTGCAGCTCTCCGCCGATTTCGACTTCAACAAGGTCACCCAGACCTCGGACAAGTTCGACCCCGAAGGCCGCGTGTTGCGCTCGAGCCAAACCCGCGAAGAGCAGAGCATGACCGCCGACAACAACGGCCAGGTCACCGTCAACAACGAGCTGCCCGGCAACCAGCAGAACAACGGCGTCGCGGCCAAGGACCAGAGCAAGAAGACCGAAGAGACCAACAATTACGAGATCTCCCGCACCACCAAGACCGAGGTGACCGAGGCCGGCCGCGTCAACCGCATCTCGGTCGCGGTGCTGGTCGACGGCATCTACACCAAGAACGACAAGGGCGAGCTCGTCTACCAGGACCGCACCAAGGAGCAGCTCGACCGCATCGCCACCCTGGTACGCTCGGCGATCGGCTTCGACCAGAAGCGCGGCGACCAGGTCGAGGTCGTCAACCTGCGCTTCGCCGACGCGCCCTCCACCGCCCCGATCGGCGAGCCCTCAGGCTTCCTCGGCATGCTGCAGTTCACCAAGGACGACGTCATGTACTTCGTCGAGCTCGGCGTGATGATGCTGCTCGGCCTCGTCGTGCTGTTCCTGGTGATCCGCCCGCTGGTCAAGCGCATTCTCGCCTCGGACGAAGTCGCCGCCGCCATCTCCGGCGTGCTGAGTGGCCCCGCCGCTTCGGAAGAGGCTGCGCCGGCCAGCCAGCCGCTGCTGCCGAGCGGCGCCGCCAGCGCCATCGACGTCGCCACCATCCAGGGCCAGGTCCACGCCCAGTCAGTTCACCGCGTCGGCGAGCTCGCCGAACGCAATCCCAACGAAACCGTCGCCATCATTCGCCAATGGCTCACCGAGCCAACCAAGTAA
- a CDS encoding DUF1153 domain-containing protein — MTEPHRPRVKYVIGPDGSPLTIADLPAPGTKRWVIRRKAEVVAAVRGGLLSLEEACSRYTLTVDEFLSWQFSIDQHGLAGLRTTRIQQYRQ, encoded by the coding sequence ATGACAGAACCCCATCGCCCGAGGGTGAAATACGTCATCGGGCCGGACGGCAGTCCGTTGACGATCGCGGACCTGCCTGCACCCGGCACCAAACGCTGGGTCATCCGCCGCAAGGCCGAAGTCGTCGCCGCCGTCCGTGGCGGACTTCTCTCCCTCGAGGAGGCCTGCAGCCGTTATACCCTGACGGTCGACGAATTCCTCTCCTGGCAGTTTTCCATCGACCAGCACGGTCTGGCGGGTCTTCGCACCACCCGCATCCAGCAATATCGCCAGTAG
- a CDS encoding flagellar hook assembly protein FlgD — protein MTTTNAATAPAVVSGTTDIPKSSSNSSMSSTTGSTLAGNFQTFLTLLTTQLQNQNPLDPLDTNQFTQQLVQFAGVEQQLKTNDALAQLVTLQQTTQATQALGFVGKTALVDGSTATMKNSSATWHLNVPTDSTVDITIANSSGQTVFTGKYSAAAGTDIPFTWNGMGNDGTQWPDGKYTISATGKDVANNNVGIAAQVQGVVSSVDLTQSPPLLTIDGASYTLSQVKSIIATSSN, from the coding sequence ATGACCACCACGAATGCCGCCACTGCGCCCGCGGTCGTCTCCGGAACGACCGACATTCCGAAATCCTCGTCGAATTCGTCGATGAGCTCGACCACGGGGTCGACGCTCGCCGGCAATTTCCAGACCTTCCTGACCCTGCTGACGACGCAGCTGCAGAACCAGAACCCGCTCGATCCGCTCGACACCAACCAGTTCACCCAGCAGCTGGTGCAGTTCGCCGGCGTCGAGCAGCAGCTCAAGACCAACGATGCGCTGGCCCAGCTCGTCACCCTGCAGCAGACCACGCAGGCGACCCAGGCGCTGGGCTTCGTCGGCAAGACCGCGCTGGTCGACGGTTCGACGGCGACCATGAAGAACTCGTCGGCGACCTGGCATCTCAACGTGCCGACCGATTCCACCGTCGACATCACCATCGCCAATTCCAGCGGCCAGACCGTGTTCACCGGCAAATATAGCGCCGCCGCCGGCACCGACATCCCCTTCACCTGGAACGGCATGGGCAATGACGGCACGCAATGGCCGGACGGCAAGTACACGATCTCGGCCACGGGCAAGGACGTCGCGAACAACAATGTCGGCATCGCCGCGCAGGTGCAGGGCGTGGTGTCGTCGGTCGACCTGACGCAGTCGCCGCCGCTGCTCACCATCGACGGCGCCAGCTACACGCTGAGCCAGGTGAAGAGCATTATTGCGACGAGCAGCAATTGA